The Salvia splendens isolate huo1 chromosome 20, SspV2, whole genome shotgun sequence nucleotide sequence gagaattgtaataatggagtgctcatttcagttggaagaagctcggctagaaaggagttcggtaagctcggcttaccgagctgaaactagcctggaactagccgagaagaagaagaaggcagaagtcggtaagctcagcggtaaagaagctcggtatggaagctcggtaaggaagctcggcgttgagctggaatgagccgagcaggaagagttcggttgtaagccgagccgagaaggagttcggttgtaagccaaggaaggagttcggtattgagccgaagaaggtagaagcaacctagccgaactagccgttggagcagcagttagttagccgagatgtagcggttattcttcttgctttcttgattcttcttgtagttagttagtagcagttgctacgtgattatagagctttaaatagctcaccatgtatgtagtttagaatatagagtttaatcaataaagagttttccagttttctctccaagattatcatcttcaatactcaaagtgtgagtgtgtgtgtttcctgcattgtgtgatctcatacaacagtgagtgtgtgtgtgatcttattgagtgtgtgaaagccttgtgtgcgtaaatcccaacagaCGCATCAGTAAATAACACAAACAAAGCAAAGGCACAAGATTCGACTCCAAAATGCAGATCAAAACATAGCAAATTAACGTATCAAAATGCACTGAACAAAGCAAAACAAATATGGCTTAAAAAATGCCTCACATTAAGGAAAAAATACAAAAGCGACAAGTCACCTTAACTACGATTATTCGATTCTCTCTGAACCATCTTCTCATTTAACTAGGTCTCACTACGGCAACTTGTTCAGGCGAAAAAGGAAATTTCGCACACTAATCTTTAGTCCACGATTTCATTCtaacatcaattataaaattatatttactctcactacttaacacacaaaataacatctcctaaaatcccgtttTATCTCttaagtgtgacatctactatggggcggagggagtactatttttactCTGGCCAAAACAGAGTATGCAATCCGGCTAAAAGTGTCTTTGTTGAAGAAAAGAACTAGTTTTACTATGTAGATATTTTTTGCCTTGGTTGTTCCATTATTAATCTAGTTTCTTGGGACAATAacattaattttataacaaCACTTTCACCATAGACTATGTGTCTAATTTGGGATGTGCCACTGATACAAGTCTCTTCTTTGGTTCATCCAAAAGAGACATCACATATTCACATCAATCCAAATTAAGACACAATATCTCCAATATACACTCTCTAAATTATATACACATAACCACAAACATGATTATTGTAGTAAGAAAACAAGCtcaaatccaaattaaattacaaatcacaaTCTTGAGAGGTCCAAATAGAGGCAGAAAGTAGGCGCCTTGACTTCCATCCAAGAACTAATTTATTAGTTGTCAATTCCTCAACTCCATACCCATCATTGTATAGTCCCAATAGCAATTTAGCTTGACAATGATTGGCAAAACTTATACTCACCGGACGAAAACCAACCGCACCCAACCACTTCCCCCAAGAGCAcccttcctccgcctcccggcccCGGTATATCCGCGCCACCGACTCCATAATCCGCGGCCCCAGGAACACCCGCTCCACTAAAGCCCGTGCCCGGCTCTGCATCGGGAATCCCACCTCCAACGAGTCATACACGGTCGAGAAATGGTGCAACAAGTCCATGAAGCGGCCCACGAACCCCCCTTCGCTCGGCGGGGCCATCTCTTCCTCCACGAGCGTAATCAACCTCGGGTTCAGTGTCCCGGCCCCGGACAGAAATGATGTGATCGAATCCGGGGCCCGGTGACTAAAATGTGGCAAGTGCAACATACAATTGAACACTAACGCTTCCCCTCTCACTAATTTCAGAGAGGCCGGCCTGAACGTCTCGTCCGCGTCCAGCCTGCACTGGTGGAACGAGAACGGCTGGCCGATGGAGGCCGCGAAGGCCGTCAGGCGCCGCCCGGTCTCCTGGACGGTGCCGAATGAGCGGCGGCCGGTCCCGCTCCTAGAGATGGCGGTGATCCGGAGGTGCGGGGCCGGCGGGCCGTCTTTCCTCGAGACGAGCGCCTGCATTAGTGAGGCCCACTGGATCCCCTCCATGATGTCATAATCCACTATGTGGACCCTCCTGTCATTAGCCACCGCCTCCAATATAGCTTGATTGGCTGTGAAATGCCCAAATTTCACGTAAGGGGACATGTCTTGCAGCAATTGGAACGCTGCAAGCACGTCCGCCCGTTGGTGCTCTGCGGCGCCGGGGGCAGGCCTGCCCTTGGCGCCAGCGTCGAGCGACGCCTGCAAGGCGTCGCCGAAGTAGGTCGCGAGCCTCTCCATGTTGGTGCCGTCGGTTGGCGACACCAACTCCTTGAGCCGAACCAATATCACCCTGGCCAATCCGCGGCACTCGTCCCGGCCCGCCATCGCCTCGGCCGCGGCCATTAAGAGGTGGATGAGGCGGAGCCCCTTCGAGTCCTCGGCCGAGCCGGCCTCGTCGTGCATCGCCATGTTGTACTCCGGGGATGAATTGTTGTACTCTTCCTCATTAACTTGATCATCATCATTAATAGTCCTAATCGATTGGTGAAACACAACATTCTCATCGATCATTGAATCGATGAGGTCTTGGAAGTCTTCCTGGTCGTCGGAGATCTCGTTCCAGTCGACCACCGGCGACCAGTCGCTCCAGTTGCAGCCCTCGTCCGTGGACGAGGTTGTCGTGGTCGTGGTATAATCGAAAGATTCGAAGCTAGGAAAACAGAGGTCCATCACCATTGCCATAGCTAAATTAGATTGTGGATTTGctcacaaa carries:
- the LOC121781991 gene encoding protein NODULATION SIGNALING PATHWAY 2-like, whose protein sequence is MAMVMDLCFPSFESFDYTTTTTTSSTDEGCNWSDWSPVVDWNEISDDQEDFQDLIDSMIDENVVFHQSIRTINDDDQVNEEEYNNSSPEYNMAMHDEAGSAEDSKGLRLIHLLMAAAEAMAGRDECRGLARVILVRLKELVSPTDGTNMERLATYFGDALQASLDAGAKGRPAPGAAEHQRADVLAAFQLLQDMSPYVKFGHFTANQAILEAVANDRRVHIVDYDIMEGIQWASLMQALVSRKDGPPAPHLRITAISRSGTGRRSFGTVQETGRRLTAFAASIGQPFSFHQCRLDADETFRPASLKLVRGEALVFNCMLHLPHFSHRAPDSITSFLSGAGTLNPRLITLVEEEMAPPSEGGFVGRFMDLLHHFSTVYDSLEVGFPMQSRARALVERVFLGPRIMESVARIYRGREAEEGCSWGKWLGAVGFRPVSISFANHCQAKLLLGLYNDGYGVEELTTNKLVLGWKSRRLLSASIWTSQDCDL